Proteins encoded together in one Hevea brasiliensis isolate MT/VB/25A 57/8 chromosome 16, ASM3005281v1, whole genome shotgun sequence window:
- the LOC110658894 gene encoding serine carboxypeptidase-like 25: protein MVMAERQILVIPMVFVLLFVGVFASASTHAGNAAAAEEADRISSLPGQPKVSFQQFSGYVTVEEVAGRALFYWFTEAAHDPLSKPLVVWLNGGPGCSSVAYGASEEIGPFRINKTASGLYLNKFSWNAVANLLFLETPAGAGFSYSNRSSDLEDTGDIRTAKDSLEFLVRWMNRFPRYKNREVYLTGESYAGHYVPQLAREIMMYNKRSKHPINLKGIMVGNAVTDNYYDNLGTVTYWWSHAMISDRTYQRLINTCDFRRQKESDECESLYSYAMDQEFGNIDQYNIYATPCNNSDGGTSTRQTIRLPHRTHKIFRQLSGYDPCTEKYAEIYYNRPDVQKALHANVTKIPYKWTACSEFLNRNWKDTEVSILPIYRQMIAGGLRVWVFSGDIDSVVPVTATRYALAQLKLATKIPWYPWYVKKQVGGWTEVYAGLTFATVRGAGHEVPLFKPRAALQLFKSFLKGKPLPKS from the exons ATGGTCATGGCTGAGAGACAGATCTTAGTTATTCCCATGGTCTTTGTGTTGTTATTTGTGGGAGTGTTTGCTAGTGCTAGCACTCATGCAGGAAACGCAGCAGCAGCAGAAGAAGCTGACAGGATATCTTCGCTTCCTGGGCAACCTAAGGTCTCCTTTCAACAGTTCTCTGGATATGTTACTGTTGAAGAAGTTGCTGGTAGAGCTCTATTTTACTGGTTCACTGAGGCTGCTCATGACCCCTTGTCTAAACCCTTGGTCGTTTGGCTCAATGGAG GTCCTGGTTGCTCTTCTGTGGCCTATGGAGCATCAGAAGAAATAGGCCCATTTAGAATCAACAAGACTGCCTCAGGTCTATATCTTAACAAGTTCTCCTGGAATGCTGTGGCCAACCTCTTGTTCCTGGAAACTCCTGCTGGCGCTGGCTTTTCCTACAGCAACCGGTCCTCTGATTTGGAAGATACCGGGGATATTCGGACTG CTAAGGACTCACTAGAATTCTTGGTTCGATGGATGAATCGGTTTCCACGATACAAAAATCGCGAAGTGTATCTTACTGGAGAGAGTTATGCAGGCCATTATGTTCCTCAGCTGGCTAGAGAAATTATGATGTACAACAAAAGGTCTAAGCATCCAATAAATCTCAAAGGAATTATG GTGGGGAATGCAGTAACAGACAACTACTACGACAACCTTGGAACGGTGACTTACTGGTGGAGTCATGCAATGATCTCTGATAGGACATATCAGCGACTCATTAACACGTGTGATTTTCGCAGGCAAAAGGAATCAGATGAATGTGAATCTCTATATAGTTATGCTATGGATCAAGAATTTGGCAACATTGACCAGTACAACATTTATGCAACCCCTTGTAACAACTCTGATGGTGGCACATCTACTAGACAAACTATTCGATTGCCTCATCGAACCCATAAG ATTTTCAGGCAATTATCTGGCTATGATCCTTGTACCGAAAAATATGCTGAGATTTATTACAATAGGCCAGATGTTCAGAAAGCACTCCATGCCAATGTAACCAAAATTCCTTACAAGTGGACTGCCTGCAG TGAATTTCTAAATCGAAACTGGAAGGATACCGAAGTTTCCATTCTCCCAATTTACAGACAAATGATTGCTGGTGGCCTGAGGGTTTGGGTATTCAG TGGCGACATAGACTCGGTTGTGCCAGTTACTGCCACTAGATATGCCCTTGCACAGCTTAAATTAGCAACAAAAATTCCATGGTATCCATGGTATGTTAAGAAGCAG GTGGGAGGCTGGACAGAGGTATATGCAGGGCTTACATTTGCAACAGTGAGAGGAGCAGGTCATGAAGTGCCTCTTTTCAAGCCCAGGGCTGCTCTTCAGCTATTCAAATCATTCTTGAAAGGAAAGCCCCTTCCCAAGTCttaa
- the LOC110658895 gene encoding exocyst complex component EXO70E2 encodes MLDCGSVIPELEREEDLIAAAKHIARALGSKKNLTDDTKKILADLSTQLSNITTVGESKVETPSEIEGQLNVIQEKIMSWETDQSMIWDSGLDEATQYLNAAEEARKLAERLGTLSLNKDDGEKELLMRAHDILQIAMARLEEEFKCMLVQNRQPFEPEHVSFRSSEEDATDIGSVISLGDGSVEESINRDSISRTSEEFIIDLVSPEVISHLRNIANLMFISNYGHECSQAYIGVRRDALDECLFILEMEKLSIEDVLKLEWGSLNSKIKRWVRTMKIFVSVYLASEKWLTEQIFGGLGTVNLVCFAEASKASMMQLLNFGEAVSIGPHKPEKLFPILDMYEILADLLQDIDSLYSDEAGFCVRTDCREVLRRLGDSARAAFLEFENAIATNVSSNPFAGGGIHHLTRYVMNYINTLTDYHETLNFLLKDHDGEDPISLSPGSSPRTEEENTSGSTFDASPMALHFRSVASILECNLDDKAKLYRDPSLQHIFLMNNIHYMAQKVKNSELRHIFGDDWIRKRNWKFQQHAMNYERATWSSVLSLLKDEGNSNSDSVSKTLLKERFRSFYLAFEEVYRTQTAWLIPDAELRADLQISTSVKVIQAYRTFVGRQTNHISDKHIKYGADDLQNYLLDLFTGSQRSLHNPHRR; translated from the coding sequence ATGTTGGATTGTGGCTctgtgattccagagttggaaaGAGAAGAAGACTTGATTGCTGCGGCAAAACACATTGCAAGGGCATTGGGATCTAAAAAGAACCTCACTGATGATAccaagaaaattttggcagacctTAGCACCCAGTTGTCGAACATAACCACAGTCGGTGAAAGCAAGGTTGAGACACCCAGTGAGATTGAAGGACAGCTAAATGTTATTCAGGAGAAGATTATGAGTTGGGAGACAGATCAGTCAATGATATGGGATTCCGGTCTTGATGAAGCCACTCAGTATCTAAATGCTGCCGAAGAAGCCAGAAAGTTGGCTGAAAGGTTGGGGACTTTGTCTTTGAACAAAGATGATGGGGAAAAGGAGCTGTTGATGAGGGCACATGATATTCTTCAAATAGCAATGGCAAGGCTTGAGGAAGAGTTCAAGTGCATGCTTGTTCAAAACAGGCAACCTTTTGAGCCAGAGCACGTTTCTTTCCGTTCAAGTGAAGAGGATGCTACAGATATAGGTTCTGTAATCTCTCTTGGAGATGGCTCGGTTGAGGAATCAATTAATAGAGATAGCATTAGCAGAACTTCAGAGGAATTCATCATTGATTTGGTTAGTCCAGAAGTAATTTCTCACCTCAGAAATATCGCAAATTTAATGTTCATCTCCAATTATGGTCATGAATGTTCCCAGGCATATATTGGCGTTAGAAGAGATGCCTTGGATGAATGTCTCTTTATACTTGAAATGGAGAAACTGAGCATTGAGGATGTACTGAAATTGGAGTGGGGTAGCTTGAATTCCAAGATCAAGAGATGGGTTCGGACTATGAAGATCTTCGTGTCGGTCTATCTTGCTAGCGAGAAATGGCTCACTGAACAGATATTTGGAGGGCTTGGAACAGTTAATCTGGTTTGTTTCGCTGAGGCTTCAAAGGCTTCAATGATGCAGCTATTAAATTTTGGTGAAGCCGTATCTATTGGCCCACACAAACCAGAGAAGTTGTTTCCTATTCTTGATATGTATGAGATTCTTGCAGATCTTCTTCAAGATATAGATTCTCTATACTCAGATGAGGCCGGTTTTTGTGTTAGAACTGACTGTCGTGAGGTTCTAAGGAGATTAGGGGACTCCGCGAGGGCAGCATTTCTTGAATTTGAGAATGCCATTGCAACAAATGTGTCATCAAATCCTTTTGCAGGAGGGGGAATTCACCATCTCACTAGGTATGTTATGAATTATATCAACACTCTTACTGACTACCATGAGACCCTCAATTTTCTCCTAAAGGATCATGATGGAGAGGATCCTATTTCATTGTCCCCTGGCTCAAGTCCACGTACAGAAGAAGAGAACACAAGTGGAAGTACATTTGATGCTTCCCCTATGGCTCTCCACTTCAGATCTGTTGCTTCAATTCTAGAATGCAACCTTGATGACAAGGCCAAGTTATACAGGGATCCTTCCTTGCAACATATCTTCTTGATGAACAACATACATTACATGGCTCAAAAGGTAAAGAATTCGGAACTTAGGCATATATTTGGCGATGATTGGATACGAAAGCGCAACTGGAAATTCCAACAGCATGCGATGAACTATGAGAGAGCTACTTGGAGTTCAGTCCTGTCTTTGTTGAAGGATGAGGGAAATTCCAATTCTGATTCTGTCTCAAAAACCCTTCTCAAGGAGAGGTTTCGGAGCTTTTATCTTGCTTTTGAGGAGGTTTACAGGACTCAAACAGCATGGCTCATCCCTGATGCTGAGCTTCGAGCAGATTTGCAAATTTCAACATCTGTGAAGGTGATTCAGGCCTATCGAACATTTGTTGGAAGACAGACCAATCACATAAGTGACAAGCACATTAAGTACGGTGCTGATGACTTACAAAATTATTTGTTGGATCTCTTCACTGGATCTCAAAGATCATTGCACAATCCCCACAGgagataa